One genomic segment of Bacteroides caccae includes these proteins:
- the sppA gene encoding signal peptide peptidase SppA, with translation MKDFLKFTLATVTGIILSSIVLFIVSMVTLFGIMSASDTETIVKKNSVMMLDLNGTLVERTQENPLDILSQLFSDDSNIYGLDDILSSIKKAKENENIKGIYLQASSLGTSYASLQEIRNALLDFKESGKFIIAYGDSYTQGLYYLSSVADKVLLNPKGMIEWRGIAAAPVFYKDLLQKIGVEMQIFKVGTYKSAVEPFISTEMSPANREQVTAYINSIWRQVTEGVSNSRYIPVDSLNAYADRMLMFYPAEESVKCGLADTLIYRNDVRNYLKELVEIGKDDQLPMLGLSDMVNVRKNVPKDKSGNIVAVYYASGEITDYAGSSASDEGIVGSKVSRDLRKLKDNDDVKAVVLRVNSPGGSAFASEQIWHAVKELKTKKPVIVSMSDYAASGGYYISCAADTIVAEPTTLTGSIGIFGMVPNVKGLTDKIGLTYDVVKTNKYSDFGNIMRPFNEGEKALLQMTITEGYNTFIGRCAEGRHMTKEAIEKIAEGRVWTGEAAKELGLVDELGGIDKALDIAVAKADIENYTVISYPAKQDFFSSLFETKPTNYVEAQLLKSKLGEYYRQFDLLKNLQEKSMIQARVPFELNIK, from the coding sequence ATGAAAGATTTCTTGAAATTTACACTTGCAACAGTAACCGGTATTATCCTGTCAAGTATCGTATTATTTATTGTCAGCATGGTGACCTTGTTCGGTATCATGTCTGCTTCGGATACGGAGACAATAGTAAAAAAGAATTCGGTAATGATGCTCGATCTGAACGGAACGTTGGTCGAACGCACGCAAGAGAATCCATTGGACATTCTATCACAATTATTCAGTGATGATTCCAATATATACGGTCTGGACGATATCCTCTCTTCTATCAAAAAAGCAAAAGAGAATGAAAATATTAAAGGAATTTACTTGCAGGCCTCTTCATTGGGAACGTCATACGCTTCTTTACAGGAGATCCGTAATGCACTACTTGATTTCAAGGAAAGCGGAAAGTTTATCATTGCTTATGGAGACTCTTACACCCAGGGACTTTATTATCTTTCCAGCGTAGCCGACAAAGTGCTGCTCAATCCTAAAGGGATGATAGAGTGGCGTGGCATTGCCGCTGCTCCTGTCTTCTACAAAGATTTGCTGCAAAAAATTGGTGTAGAAATGCAAATCTTCAAGGTAGGAACATACAAATCGGCAGTGGAACCGTTTATTTCTACCGAGATGAGCCCCGCCAACCGGGAACAAGTGACTGCTTATATCAATTCTATTTGGAGACAAGTGACTGAAGGTGTATCCAATTCACGCTATATCCCGGTAGATTCATTGAATGCCTATGCCGACCGTATGCTAATGTTCTATCCGGCAGAGGAAAGTGTAAAATGCGGATTGGCTGATACGCTGATTTACCGAAATGATGTGCGTAACTATCTAAAAGAGCTGGTAGAAATAGGCAAGGACGATCAATTGCCTATGCTTGGCTTGAGCGATATGGTCAATGTGAGGAAAAATGTACCGAAGGATAAGAGTGGCAATATCGTAGCTGTTTATTATGCTTCCGGAGAAATTACCGATTATGCCGGTTCATCTGCTTCTGATGAAGGTATAGTAGGTTCCAAAGTGAGCCGCGACCTTCGCAAACTGAAAGACAATGATGATGTGAAGGCAGTCGTGCTTCGAGTTAACTCTCCGGGCGGAAGCGCTTTTGCTTCCGAACAAATCTGGCACGCCGTAAAGGAGCTGAAAACTAAAAAGCCGGTTATTGTCTCCATGAGCGATTATGCCGCTTCAGGTGGTTACTACATCTCATGTGCGGCTGATACGATTGTGGCGGAACCGACAACATTGACCGGTTCTATCGGTATTTTCGGTATGGTACCGAATGTAAAAGGGCTGACAGACAAAATCGGTTTGACTTACGATGTAGTAAAAACAAATAAATATTCGGATTTCGGAAATATCATGCGTCCTTTCAATGAAGGAGAAAAAGCATTGCTGCAAATGACGATAACCGAAGGATACAATACATTTATCGGCCGTTGCGCCGAAGGACGCCACATGACTAAAGAAGCTATCGAGAAGATCGCCGAAGGTCGTGTGTGGACCGGTGAAGCCGCCAAGGAACTGGGTCTGGTGGACGAGCTTGGAGGTATTGACAAAGCATTGGATATCGCCGTAGCCAAAGCGGATATTGAAAATTATACTGTTATCTCCTATCCGGCGAAACAGGATTTTTTCTCCTCTCTGTTTGAAACTAAACCGACAAATTACGTAGAAGCACAATTGCTGAAAAGCAAATTGGGCGAATACTACCGTCAGTTTGATCTGTTGAAGAATCTGCAAGAAAAATCCATGATTCAGGCACGCGTCCCATTTGAACTGAATATAAAATAA
- the lpxK gene encoding tetraacyldisaccharide 4'-kinase: MDEHFIKIHKWLYPVSWIYGAVVVMRNKLFDWGIFRSKSFDVPVICVGNLAVGGTGKTPHTEYLIKLLHDKYQVAVLSRGYKRRTKGYVLATPQCTAKTIGDEPYQMYTKFSSVTLAVDEKRCHGIEKLLKLKEPSTDVILLDDAFQHRHVKAGLNILLTDYHRLFCDDTLLPAGRLREPVSGKNRAQIVIVTKCPQDIKPIDYNIITKRLNLYPYQRLFFSSFRYGNLQPVFSNEGGIALSLLTDTDILLITGIASPAPILERLGDCTKQIDLLSFGDHHDFTHKDMQQIRERFNKLKGKRRLIITTEKDATRLINHPDLDAELKPFIYALPIEIEILQNQQDKFNQHIIDYVRENTRNRSLPERKDAHQS, encoded by the coding sequence ATGGACGAACACTTTATCAAGATACATAAGTGGCTATACCCTGTCTCATGGATATACGGAGCAGTGGTAGTGATGAGAAACAAGCTCTTTGACTGGGGAATCTTCCGGTCGAAGAGTTTCGATGTTCCCGTTATTTGTGTCGGCAACCTTGCCGTAGGAGGTACAGGCAAAACCCCGCACACTGAATATCTGATAAAGTTACTTCATGATAAATATCAGGTGGCCGTCCTCAGCCGGGGGTACAAACGACGTACTAAAGGCTATGTGCTCGCCACTCCCCAATGTACGGCAAAAACAATTGGAGATGAACCTTACCAGATGTATACAAAGTTCTCTTCCGTCACACTGGCTGTTGACGAAAAACGTTGCCACGGAATAGAAAAGCTACTCAAACTGAAAGAGCCTTCGACAGACGTTATCCTGCTCGACGATGCCTTCCAACACCGTCACGTAAAAGCGGGATTAAACATTCTGCTGACTGATTATCACCGTCTTTTCTGCGATGACACCTTACTTCCGGCCGGACGTTTACGCGAGCCCGTCAGCGGAAAGAACCGGGCGCAGATTGTCATTGTCACTAAATGTCCGCAGGATATCAAACCGATTGATTATAACATTATCACGAAACGGCTGAACCTTTATCCGTATCAGCGGCTATTCTTCTCGTCGTTCCGGTATGGTAACTTGCAACCCGTATTTTCGAACGAGGGCGGCATTGCGTTATCTTTACTGACTGATACTGATATCCTGTTAATCACAGGTATTGCCTCTCCTGCCCCTATACTCGAAAGACTGGGAGATTGTACGAAGCAAATAGACTTGCTTTCATTCGGCGATCACCATGACTTCACCCATAAGGATATGCAACAGATAAGGGAACGATTCAACAAGTTAAAAGGTAAACGGCGGTTGATTATCACTACCGAGAAAGACGCCACACGCCTGATCAATCATCCGGACTTGGATGCGGAATTAAAACCGTTCATCTATGCTCTGCCTATTGAAATAGAAATATTACAGAACCAACAAGATAAATTTAACCAACATATTATTGACTATGTTAGAGAAAATACAAGAAACCGCAGCTTACCTGAAAGGAAAGATGCACACCAGTCCTGA
- a CDS encoding purine-nucleoside phosphorylase translates to MLEKIQETAAYLKGKMHTSPETAIILGTGLGSLANEITEKYEIKYSDIPNFPISTVEGHSGKLIFGKLGNKDIMAMQGRFHYYEGYSMKEVTFPVRVMRELGIKTLFVSNASGGTNADFEIGDLMIITDHINYFPEHPLRGKNIPYGPRFPDMSEAYSKELIRKADEIAEEKGIKVQHGVYIGTQGPTFETPAEYKLFHILGADAVGMSTVPEVIVANHCGIKVFGISVITDLGVEGKIVEVTHEEVQKAADAAQPKMTTIMRELINRA, encoded by the coding sequence ATGTTAGAGAAAATACAAGAAACCGCAGCTTACCTGAAAGGAAAGATGCACACCAGTCCTGAAACAGCCATTATCCTTGGCACAGGTCTTGGCAGTTTGGCAAACGAAATCACCGAGAAGTATGAAATAAAGTATTCGGATATTCCTAACTTCCCGATATCTACCGTCGAAGGTCATAGCGGCAAGCTGATTTTCGGTAAATTGGGCAATAAGGATATTATGGCAATGCAAGGCCGTTTTCACTATTATGAGGGTTATTCAATGAAAGAGGTTACTTTCCCCGTACGTGTGATGCGTGAACTGGGTATCAAAACCTTGTTTGTATCCAATGCCAGTGGCGGGACGAATGCAGATTTTGAAATCGGTGACCTGATGATTATCACTGACCATATCAACTACTTCCCCGAACATCCGCTACGCGGAAAGAATATCCCTTACGGTCCCCGTTTTCCGGATATGAGTGAAGCATATAGCAAAGAACTGATCCGCAAGGCGGACGAAATTGCCGAAGAAAAAGGCATCAAGGTTCAGCACGGAGTTTACATCGGTACACAAGGCCCTACTTTCGAAACTCCGGCTGAATATAAATTATTCCATATTCTAGGTGCCGATGCCGTAGGTATGTCTACCGTTCCCGAAGTGATTGTTGCCAATCATTGCGGAATTAAGGTATTCGGTATTTCTGTTATCACAGATTTAGGAGTAGAGGGAAAGATCGTGGAAGTAACGCACGAAGAAGTCCAGAAAGCAGCCGATGCCGCCCAACCGAAAATGACAACTATCATGCGTGAACTTATCAACCGTGCCTAA
- the thiL gene encoding thiamine-phosphate kinase, translating into MRTEIATLGEFGLIDRLTEGIKLENESSKYGVGDDAAVLSYPSEKQVLVTTDLLMEGVHFDLTYVPLKHLGYKAAVVNFSDIYAMNGTPRQITVSIALSKRFSVEDMDDLYAGIRLACQQYNVDIVGGDTTSSLTGLAISITCIGDADKDKVVYRNGAKETDLICVSGDLGAAYMGLQLLEREKVVLKGEKDVQPDFSGKEYLLERQLKPEARKDIIEKLAAANIIPTSMMDISDGLSSELMHICKQSNTGCRVYEEHIPIDYQTAVMAEEFNMNLTTCAMNGGEDYELLFTVPIADHEKVSQMEGIRLIGHITKPELGCALITRDGQEFELKAQGWNPLKEDK; encoded by the coding sequence ATGAGAACTGAAATAGCTACTCTTGGTGAGTTCGGTCTGATTGACCGCCTCACCGAGGGAATTAAATTAGAAAACGAATCCAGTAAATACGGAGTAGGTGACGACGCTGCTGTCCTCTCTTACCCTTCAGAGAAGCAAGTATTGGTGACTACCGACTTACTAATGGAGGGTGTACATTTCGACCTGACTTATGTCCCCTTGAAACATCTGGGATACAAAGCTGCCGTAGTCAACTTTTCCGACATTTATGCCATGAACGGTACTCCCCGGCAGATCACGGTTTCTATCGCCCTTTCCAAACGGTTCAGCGTAGAGGACATGGATGATCTTTATGCCGGTATCCGTCTGGCCTGCCAACAATATAATGTTGATATCGTAGGAGGTGATACGACTTCTTCCCTTACAGGACTTGCTATCAGCATTACTTGTATCGGCGACGCAGACAAAGATAAAGTGGTCTACCGCAATGGAGCCAAAGAAACCGACCTGATTTGTGTCAGCGGGGATCTAGGTGCCGCCTATATGGGGCTACAACTTCTTGAACGTGAAAAGGTTGTACTGAAAGGCGAAAAAGATGTCCAACCGGATTTCTCCGGCAAGGAGTATCTACTGGAACGCCAACTTAAGCCGGAAGCCCGTAAAGATATCATTGAGAAACTTGCTGCCGCCAATATCATCCCGACTTCAATGATGGACATCTCCGATGGCTTATCATCCGAATTAATGCATATCTGCAAACAGAGTAATACCGGCTGTCGCGTATACGAGGAGCACATCCCCATTGATTACCAGACTGCTGTCATGGCCGAAGAGTTTAACATGAACCTAACAACTTGTGCCATGAACGGAGGCGAAGACTACGAGCTTCTTTTCACCGTACCTATCGCCGACCACGAAAAAGTTTCGCAAATGGAGGGTATCCGCCTCATCGGACATATCACCAAACCAGAACTTGGCTGTGCCTTGATAACCCGTGACGGACAAGAGTTCGAACTGAAAGCCCAAGGTTGGAATCCGCTAAAGGAGGATAAATAG
- a CDS encoding outer membrane protein assembly factor BamB family protein — protein sequence MKYCMAIGLLGSMTLQAMAQYTGKVFVDENRNGLLDEGEKRLHRVSVSDGLNVVQTDSNGAYQLPGHSRMHFLFITTPSGYKTDNAYYYRIENGRTEYDFPVYPCYGGIQADGSHRFIHISDTEIRGKEGNQAWVDNLRDYSANEKIAFIVHTGDICYESGLNSHIGLLNTALMEDTQIFYGIGNHDLVKGAYGEELFEKLYGPVFYSFDVGNTHYIMTPMLHGDYLPEYTKEDVYRWMKNDLAYVGKEKSIIVFNHSLPEDTVAFKYGMSDTEYIDLPAMGLKAWLYGHWHVNHVHKHKVTGVYTICTSTPACGGIDHAPSAFRVLTVDTEGNVASEFRYSYLSPSLHIVSLENGQLPTLPSGKIPLSVNAYSTVSPIRTMRYWCESEGKKVLSSNLLKRQSDFNWYAEIPLLSQWEHRQLTVIVEAFFNNGEVRRCRRSFFYEKPERKQLPLRLSWIKNVGASIFMSAPLVYRKRLFTASVDDNESGKAAVVCMDAQNGTVCWRYSLRGSVRSSIAIADGLVFAQDVHGYLYAIQAETGTLVWEKDLNIGVLPPLNDGLVAVSDIVYAGTGKSLCALKAATGELIWKNGAWSRGEGCVATLSLGHSILIGHANWKGLYANNAVNGELLWENKDAELKYRSASVAWEGENLYLLSSRSFFILNSKNGEIIVRKKLNCSVNVNSTPLVTGSEIIFGTATNGVIALDKQTLEEKWNFKTNPALIYTSPYSKPSSSTVETSPVLVGDTIFFGASDGILYALNRINGKLLWKYQTGVPIFSTVSIAGNALYVTDFAGNVYGFIMNNKTQD from the coding sequence ATGAAATACTGTATGGCTATTGGTTTGCTGGGTAGTATGACTTTACAAGCTATGGCTCAATATACAGGAAAGGTTTTCGTTGATGAGAACAGAAATGGTCTCCTCGATGAAGGTGAAAAACGATTGCATCGGGTCTCTGTTTCCGATGGGTTAAATGTGGTACAGACAGATTCAAATGGCGCATATCAATTGCCCGGACATTCCCGTATGCATTTTCTGTTTATTACTACTCCTTCCGGATATAAGACTGATAATGCCTACTATTACCGGATAGAGAACGGTCGTACGGAATACGATTTTCCGGTATATCCTTGTTATGGAGGAATTCAAGCTGACGGTAGTCACCGGTTTATACATATCTCTGATACAGAAATACGTGGAAAAGAAGGGAATCAAGCGTGGGTGGATAATCTCCGTGACTATTCGGCCAATGAGAAAATAGCTTTTATCGTGCATACAGGGGATATTTGTTATGAATCGGGACTGAACAGTCATATAGGCTTGCTGAATACCGCTTTGATGGAAGACACGCAAATCTTTTATGGAATAGGCAATCATGACTTGGTGAAAGGTGCTTATGGGGAAGAACTTTTCGAGAAACTCTACGGACCGGTATTCTATTCATTTGATGTGGGGAATACACATTACATAATGACACCTATGCTTCATGGAGATTATTTACCGGAGTATACTAAGGAAGATGTATATCGCTGGATGAAAAATGATCTTGCTTATGTAGGCAAGGAGAAGTCGATCATTGTTTTCAATCATAGCCTGCCGGAAGATACGGTAGCTTTTAAATATGGTATGAGTGATACGGAGTATATAGATTTACCGGCTATGGGATTGAAAGCTTGGTTGTACGGTCACTGGCACGTAAATCATGTGCATAAGCATAAAGTGACAGGGGTGTATACTATCTGTACCTCTACGCCTGCTTGTGGTGGTATTGACCATGCACCTTCTGCTTTTCGTGTACTGACTGTTGATACAGAGGGAAACGTGGCGTCCGAGTTCCGATACAGTTATCTGTCTCCTTCATTACATATTGTTTCGTTGGAGAATGGACAGCTGCCAACACTTCCTTCCGGAAAGATTCCTTTGTCCGTCAATGCCTACTCTACGGTTTCCCCAATACGAACCATGCGTTATTGGTGTGAATCGGAAGGTAAAAAAGTTCTTTCCTCCAATCTTTTGAAACGTCAGAGTGATTTCAATTGGTATGCGGAAATTCCTTTGCTTTCTCAATGGGAACATCGGCAGCTTACTGTAATAGTGGAGGCATTTTTCAATAATGGAGAGGTAAGGCGATGCAGGCGTTCGTTTTTTTATGAAAAGCCTGAAAGGAAACAATTGCCTTTGCGGTTGTCATGGATTAAAAATGTAGGCGCTTCTATTTTTATGTCTGCTCCTTTGGTATATCGGAAACGTCTATTTACGGCATCGGTCGATGATAATGAATCGGGGAAAGCGGCTGTAGTGTGTATGGATGCGCAAAATGGAACAGTCTGTTGGCGGTATTCACTTCGTGGCTCTGTACGCAGTAGTATTGCGATTGCTGATGGACTGGTCTTTGCCCAAGATGTACATGGTTACCTATATGCGATTCAAGCAGAAACTGGGACATTGGTTTGGGAAAAAGATTTAAATATCGGTGTACTTCCTCCTTTGAATGACGGTTTGGTTGCTGTTTCGGATATAGTATATGCCGGTACAGGAAAATCATTATGTGCCTTGAAAGCAGCTACGGGGGAACTTATTTGGAAGAATGGAGCTTGGAGCAGGGGGGAAGGATGCGTGGCAACACTTTCTCTTGGACATAGTATTCTGATTGGGCATGCAAACTGGAAGGGGTTGTATGCCAATAATGCTGTTAATGGTGAGTTGTTGTGGGAGAATAAAGATGCAGAATTAAAATATCGTTCGGCCTCTGTTGCTTGGGAAGGAGAGAATCTCTATCTTCTTTCTTCCCGTTCCTTTTTTATCTTGAATTCAAAGAACGGTGAGATTATAGTACGTAAAAAATTGAATTGTTCGGTCAATGTGAATTCAACTCCTTTAGTCACTGGATCCGAGATAATATTTGGAACAGCTACTAATGGAGTCATAGCTTTAGATAAGCAGACCTTAGAAGAGAAATGGAATTTTAAAACAAACCCCGCTTTGATTTATACATCTCCTTATTCTAAACCATCATCTTCAACTGTAGAGACTAGTCCAGTGTTGGTTGGAGATACTATTTTCTTTGGGGCTTCTGACGGAATACTGTATGCATTGAACCGTATAAATGGCAAACTGCTGTGGAAATACCAAACCGGTGTACCCATATTTTCTACAGTATCTATTGCGGGAAACGCTTTGTATGTAACAGATTTTGCCGGTAATGTGTATGGGTTTATAATGAATAATAAAACACAAGATTAA
- a CDS encoding glycoside hydrolase family 3 C-terminal domain-containing protein encodes MKKYIGLVLVAMSGCILTVNAQQSFSYKNPLLPTELRVNDLLGRMTLEEKIAQIRHLHSWDVFDGQILNQEKLDKMCGGIGYGFFEGFPLTAASCRKTFREIQTYMVEKTRLGIPGFPVAESLHGVVHEGTTIYPQNIAMGSTFNPELAYEKTKHIAGELNTMGVKQVLAPCIDVVRDLRWGRVEESFGEDPFLCSKMAVAEVKGYMEHGISPMLKHYGPHGNPLGGLNLASVECGVRDLFDIYLKPFEAVLAETEIMAVMSSYNSWNRIPNSASRFMLTDILRNRFGFRGYVYSDWGVVSMLKTFHKTAVDDFEAARQVLTAGMDVEASSSCYAVLADKIRNGEFDISYIDQAVRRVLRAKFELGLFEDPYQEQAVYRLPLRSKESVKLSRRIADESTVLLKNDGQLLPLNVRNLKSVAVIGPNADNVQFGDYTWSKKKEDGVTPLQGIKNLLGDRVKINYAKGCSLASLDTSGIAEAVDAARHSDVALIFVGSSSTAFVRHTQEPSTSGEGIDLSDISLTGAQEQLIREVFAVGKPVVVILVAGKPFAIPWVKENIPAILAQWYAGEQEGNSIADILFGNVNPSGKLTFSFPQSTGHLPVYYNYLPTDKGYYKEPGTYEKPGRDYVFSNSSPLWAFGYGLSYTQFEYLKAVTDKELYQANDTVCVTVQLKNTGKRTGKEVIQVYMRDVVSSVMTPVKQLKGFRKVDLLPGQTRETTIMIPVHEFYLTDDLGNRYLESGKFELQVGTSSDRIYFNLPVYIGSSGKGGQTVSGTSFKSRTDGKVIQVKGTVRDIQATPLARVKVQSEESGESALTDYRGTYTIKVKDNGRLIFSKKGFADKTIEVEGQTDVSIQMAKGE; translated from the coding sequence ATGAAGAAATATATAGGCCTCGTACTAGTGGCGATGTCGGGCTGTATACTTACAGTTAACGCACAGCAATCATTTTCTTATAAGAATCCACTTCTTCCTACAGAACTAAGAGTGAATGACTTGCTGGGCCGGATGACACTGGAAGAAAAGATAGCTCAGATTCGTCATTTGCATTCGTGGGATGTGTTCGATGGACAGATCCTGAATCAAGAGAAGTTGGATAAGATGTGCGGTGGAATAGGATATGGGTTCTTTGAAGGTTTTCCATTGACGGCTGCAAGCTGTCGTAAGACTTTCCGTGAGATACAAACCTATATGGTAGAAAAAACACGTCTGGGTATTCCCGGATTTCCGGTTGCCGAATCTTTGCATGGAGTGGTGCATGAGGGAACAACTATCTACCCTCAGAATATCGCGATGGGGAGTACTTTCAATCCAGAACTGGCTTACGAAAAGACTAAACATATTGCAGGCGAACTGAATACGATGGGAGTGAAGCAAGTGTTGGCACCTTGTATTGATGTTGTACGTGATTTACGTTGGGGACGTGTAGAAGAGTCTTTTGGTGAAGATCCTTTTCTTTGTTCAAAGATGGCGGTTGCTGAGGTAAAAGGATATATGGAACATGGAATTTCTCCGATGTTGAAGCATTACGGTCCGCATGGTAATCCTTTGGGTGGATTGAATCTGGCTTCGGTGGAGTGTGGTGTACGTGATTTATTTGATATTTATTTGAAACCATTTGAGGCTGTGCTTGCTGAAACTGAAATTATGGCTGTCATGTCCAGTTATAATTCTTGGAATAGAATTCCTAATTCTGCTTCTCGTTTTATGCTGACGGATATTTTGCGCAATAGATTTGGTTTCCGGGGATATGTTTATTCGGATTGGGGAGTTGTCAGTATGCTGAAGACTTTCCATAAGACGGCGGTGGATGATTTCGAAGCGGCCCGGCAGGTTTTGACCGCCGGAATGGACGTGGAGGCTTCCAGCTCTTGCTATGCAGTGCTGGCTGATAAAATACGGAATGGAGAGTTTGATATCAGCTATATCGATCAGGCCGTGAGACGAGTGCTTCGTGCTAAATTTGAATTGGGGTTATTTGAAGATCCCTATCAGGAACAAGCAGTCTATCGGCTTCCTCTCCGTTCGAAAGAAAGTGTGAAACTTTCACGTAGGATTGCAGACGAATCGACCGTATTGCTGAAGAACGATGGACAGTTGTTGCCGCTGAATGTTCGAAATTTGAAGTCAGTAGCGGTGATTGGTCCTAATGCGGATAATGTACAATTTGGAGATTATACCTGGAGTAAAAAGAAAGAAGATGGAGTGACACCGCTTCAAGGAATCAAAAACTTGTTGGGTGATAGGGTGAAAATCAACTATGCTAAAGGATGTTCTTTGGCTTCTTTGGATACTTCGGGGATAGCGGAGGCTGTGGATGCTGCCCGTCATAGTGATGTTGCTTTGATATTTGTGGGGAGTTCGAGTACAGCGTTCGTACGTCATACTCAAGAGCCGTCTACTAGCGGAGAAGGAATCGATTTGAGTGATATCTCTTTGACCGGTGCACAAGAACAATTAATACGTGAGGTTTTTGCTGTGGGAAAGCCGGTGGTTGTTATATTGGTGGCAGGAAAGCCTTTTGCCATACCTTGGGTGAAAGAGAATATTCCGGCGATATTGGCGCAATGGTATGCTGGCGAACAGGAAGGAAACTCTATTGCGGATATTTTGTTTGGCAATGTGAACCCTTCCGGAAAACTGACTTTTTCATTTCCGCAAAGTACGGGGCATCTCCCTGTCTATTATAACTATTTGCCTACGGATAAAGGATATTATAAAGAGCCGGGAACTTATGAAAAGCCGGGAAGAGATTATGTTTTCTCAAATAGTTCCCCGCTATGGGCATTTGGATATGGATTGAGCTATACTCAATTTGAATATCTGAAAGCTGTTACAGATAAGGAACTCTATCAGGCTAATGATACCGTTTGTGTGACTGTTCAATTGAAAAATACGGGGAAAAGAACCGGGAAAGAGGTGATACAGGTATATATGCGAGATGTGGTCAGCTCGGTGATGACACCGGTGAAGCAGTTGAAAGGTTTCAGAAAAGTAGATTTACTTCCCGGACAGACACGGGAAACGACTATAATGATTCCTGTTCATGAATTTTATCTGACAGATGATTTGGGCAATCGTTATCTCGAATCGGGCAAATTTGAATTACAGGTAGGTACTTCTTCCGACCGGATTTATTTCAACCTTCCGGTGTATATCGGTTCTTCCGGAAAGGGAGGACAGACGGTGTCCGGTACTTCTTTCAAATCACGGACAGATGGAAAAGTGATTCAAGTAAAAGGAACTGTCCGTGATATACAGGCAACTCCGCTTGCCAGAGTGAAAGTCCAGTCCGAAGAATCCGGTGAAAGTGCGTTGACTGACTATCGGGGCACATATACTATCAAGGTGAAAGATAATGGCAGACTTATTTTCTCGAAAAAAGGATTTGCCGATAAAACAATAGAAGTAGAGGGGCAGACTGATGTCAGTATTCAAATGGCTAAAGGTGAGTAG
- a CDS encoding fibronectin type III-like domain-contianing protein — MCETLCTEYYDDEKHEWVVEPGEFRALIGASSADIRSSVKFKLR; from the coding sequence ATGTGTGAAACATTATGCACTGAATATTATGACGATGAGAAACACGAATGGGTGGTGGAACCGGGAGAATTTCGAGCTTTAATAGGAGCCTCCTCAGCCGATATTCGTAGTAGTGTAAAGTTTAAACTTAGATAA